The region GCGCCGATCAGCACCGGGGCGCGCAGTGGCCGCCCCAGAAACGAGGTGCCCAGCGCCACCTCGTCCAGGTTGCGTTCCGGCAGGGCGCGGTAGGGCCAGGGAACGTGTTCCAGGCCGGTGGTCTGGCGCTGGTACTGGCTTTCAGGGCGCAGGCAGGCTTCGATGTGGCGCAGCTTGCGCACCTGAATGGCGCTGTCTGCGGGGGCACTCTGTGGCGGAGCGCTGTCGGCCTGCTCGGGCGGGGTCACGCCCCCAGCGTAGCGGCCACAGGCCCTGCAGCGGCTGTAAGCCCCGCAACAAAGCCCGCGTGCCCGCCGGGCCCCCGTTGACAGATCGGGCATTCAGAGCTACTCTTTCTGAGCGCCTGAAACGGGCGCCGCAAGAAAGACCAGAGTATCGCAGGGTAGAGCAGTCTGGTAGCTCGTCGGGCTCATAACCCGGAGGTCGCAGGTTCAAATCCTGTCCCTGCAACCACTTCGCCCCCACTTCGGTGGGGGTTTTGCGTTGTGGGTGCTGGTCTGGTGGTGCCCGGCCGCGCCCGGAACCCTGGGGCCGCCCAGCGCGTAAGCATCTGTCGTATGAGTCTTGCGTTTCTGATCTTTCTGGTGGCCTGGATCATCGGCATGGTGGGTACGTTTGTGCCGGTGGTGCCCGCCACTGCCATCATCTTTTTAGGCTCCGTGGCGGCCACGCTGGTGGACGGCTTTCAGCCCTGGCCGGACCTGCCCTTCCTGCTCACCTTTCTGGTGATCACCATCCTGATCGGGCTGGTGGACAACGTGGCCTCGGCCTGGGGGGCGCGCAAGTACGGCGGCAGCAAGCAGGCGGTGTGGGGCGCCCTGATTGGCGGCGTGGTGGGGATTTTGCCCATCATTCCCTTTGGCCTGATCGTGGGCCCGCTGCTGGGCGCCCTGATCGCTGAACTGGTCGTGGTGAAAAAGGCGCCCGCCGACGCCATGCGCGCGGCCTGGGGCACCCTGGTGGGCCTGCTGACCGGGCTGGCCGCCAAGCTGGTGCTGCACCTCTTGATCGGCCTGTACGAACTGTGGCGCCTGTGGGACCCAGCCAAGAGCGTGTTCGGCTGAGCCAGGCCCCCCTCTCCTGAAGCCCCCTGCCCTGGGGGCTTTTGCTGTGGCCTGCGCGCCGCTGCTGCGCTAGCGGCTGAACAGCAGCGGGGCCAGGGCAATGAAGCCCACCGCCAGCGCGGGCAGCAGGGGCAACAGGGTCCCGGCGGCGGCCCGTGCGGGGCGGCCCGTCAGCACGGCAAAAGCGGGAAAAGCCAGCGCGCACTGGGCGGCGGTCCCCAGCACCGTTACGGCCAGCAGCAGCGCGGCGGGCGCGGTCTGGGCCAGGCCCGCCAGCGCCAGCTGCTGCACCTTGCGGCTGTTCTCGCCGGCCTGGGCCAGCGCGGCCGGGTCGGGGCGCCACGCGGCCTCTGGGGTCAACAGGGCCAGCGCCGTGACCAGCAGGTACAGCGGGGGCAGCAGCGCAAAACTGGCACCGTAGAC is a window of Deinococcus multiflagellatus DNA encoding:
- a CDS encoding DUF456 domain-containing protein → MSLAFLIFLVAWIIGMVGTFVPVVPATAIIFLGSVAATLVDGFQPWPDLPFLLTFLVITILIGLVDNVASAWGARKYGGSKQAVWGALIGGVVGILPIIPFGLIVGPLLGALIAELVVVKKAPADAMRAAWGTLVGLLTGLAAKLVLHLLIGLYELWRLWDPAKSVFG